The following proteins come from a genomic window of Malus domestica chromosome 02, GDT2T_hap1:
- the LOC139190334 gene encoding uncharacterized protein, with product MINRKSRKRSSRRTPSSSGTANQPQNPPEATEVVEALLGLSSGQIPSSSGTANQPLNSPQGIQGAQTLCSFTKSGGNHQQEAAESEQELEAQQEALQNQEGGGGGEEEVEQRPFYGIGNYVPSRLPPLPNHLLGLIQGQQCSNPFEKQMTETDVNHLYQRLILYKNDVKRYLSPLLIEKESLEEGVNVTVYDTNGVDYEMELGTWNSGTRVLAGEGWKNFRKAHGLMAYRDFLTLWMFRNADTTKLCMFISCRRLPVVQTIKRQGRR from the coding sequence ATGATAAACAGAAAATCAAGAAAACGGAGTTCCCGGCGGACCCCCAGCAGCTCAGGCACGGCCAATCAGCCCCAGAACCCACCTGAAGCAACTGAGGTCGTTGAAGCTCTTCTAGGACTGTCTTCCGGGCAGATCCCCAGCAGCTCTGGCACGGCCAATCAGCCTCTGAACTCACCTCAAGGAATTCAGGGCGCTCAAACTCTTTGTTCATTTACCAAGTCCGGCGGAAATCATCAGCAAGAAGCAGCAGAATCGGAGCAAGAACTGGAAGCACAGCAAGAAGCACTGCAAAaccaagaaggaggaggaggaggagaagaagaagtagaACAACGCCCGTTCTATGGAATTGGAAACTACGTCCCTAGTCGTCTGCCGCCGCTCCCGAACCACCTGCTGGGTTTGATTCAAGGACAACAATGCAGCAACCCTTTCGAGAAGCAGATGACAGAGACGGACGTGAACCACCTCTACCAGAGGCTCATCCTCTATAAAAATGATGTGAAAAGATACCTCTCGCCATTGCTCATTGAGAAGGAGAGCCTTGAGGAAGGAGTTAACGTCACAGTTTACGACACCAACGGTGTAGATTACGAGATGGAGTTGGGCACTTGGAACAGTGGTACTCGTGTTCTTGCTGGGGAAGGATGGAAAAACTTTCGCAAGGCTCATGGTCTGATGGCGTACCGGGATTTTTTAACCCTTTGGATGTTTCGAAATGCCGATACGACTAAGCTTTGCATGTTCATCAGTTGCAGAAGGTTGCCAGTGGTTCAGACCATCAAAAGACAGGGAAGAcggtaa
- the LOC103449617 gene encoding protein unc-13 homolog, which yields MAQILRDRVFGSSRRHSQNSIPIPIPIQPAMPFHPVEALPNPFGELGPTLSDSELRETVYEILVGACRSSGPKPLTYIPQSEKTDRSALTSLPSSLQRSTSSAASRVKKALGLKSSSGRRLGGGDSVSLGRSKRTGTVWELVRVQMKVSEQTDTRVRRALLRVAAGQLGRRIECMVLPLELLQQFKSSDFPNQQEYEAWQRRNLRVLEAGLLLYPYLPLDKRDTASQQLRKIIHGALDKPIETGKHTESMQVLRNVVMSLANRSVDGSVSETCHWADGFPLNLRLYQILLESCFDPNEETSVIEELDEVFDLIKKTWVVLGINQMLHNLCFSWVLFHRYVTTGQVDNDLLLASSNLLAEVEQDAYGTKDPSYSKILSSTLSSILGWAEKRLLAYRDTFHSGNIEAMQNILSLGLLSAKILVQDISHEYRRKRKETNVGYDRVDAYIRSSISTAFAQKLEKVGSSKRYSKSQNNLPALTVLAQEVSELAFSEKEIFGPVFKRWHPLATGIAMATLHSCYGNELKQFVAGLSELTPDTIQVLRAADKLEKDLVQIAVEDSVDSEDGGKSIIREMPPYETEAVIANLAKTWIRTRVDRLREWVDRNLHQEVWNPKANKERLAPSAVEVLRIIDETLEAFFTLQIPMHSVLVPELMTSLDKCIQHYVLKAKSGCGTLSTSIPALPALTRCSAGSKYAVFKKKERLHISQRRKSQVESTNGDSSFGILQLCVRINTLQLIRMELGVFEKRIIAHLGSSETRQGDNIANGVGKMFQLSASACAEGIQQLCEATAYKVVFHDLSHVLWDSLYILGVSSSRIEPFLQELEQYLEIISSTVHDRVRTRVITDVMRASFDGFLLVLLAGGPSRTFTQKDSGLIEEDFKFLTDLFWSNGDGLPADLIDKLSTTVKSILPLYGIDTDSLVEQFKRATLENYGSSAKSRLPMPPTTGEWNSNEPNTLLRVLCYRNDETAAKFLKKTYNLPKKL from the exons ATGGCTCAGATTCTCAGAGACAGAGTATTCGGAAGCTCCAGACGACACTCCCAAAATTcaattccaattccaattccaatcCAACCCGCCATGCCCTTTCACCCAGTTGAAGCCCTCCCCAACCCCTTTGGGGAACTGGGTCCGACCCTCTCGGACTCGGAGCTCCGGGAAACCGTCTACGAGATCTTAGTCGGAGCCTGCCGGAGCTCCGGGCCCAAGCCGCTCACCTACATCCCACAGTCCGAGAAGACCGACCGGAGTGCTCTGACTTCGCTCCCGTCGTCGCTTCAGAGGTCGACGTCGTCGGCGGCGAGCCGGGTCAAGAAGGCGCTGGGTTTGAAGTCGTCGTCTGGCAGGAGACTCGGTGGCGGTGACTCAGTGAGCCTGGGGAGGAGTAAGCGGACCGGGACGGTTTGGGAGCTCGTGAGAGTTCAGATGAAGGTTTCGGAGCAGACTGATACGAGGGTCCGGCGAGCACTTTTGAGGGTTGCTGCTGGTCAG CTTGGACGGCGAATAGAATGCATGGTATTGCCCCTTGAGCTATTACAGCAGTTCAAGTCTTCGGATTTTCCTAACCAACAAGAATATGAAGCTTGGCAGAGGAGAAACTTGAGGGTTCTCGAAGCCGGACTTCTTTTGTATCCTTATTTGCCTTTAGATAAGAGAGACACTGCTTCTCAACAACTCCGGAAGATTATTCATGGGGCCTTAGATAAACCCATAGAAACTGGAAAGCACACTGAGTCGATGCAAGTTCTTCGCAATGTTGTTATGTCTCTTGCTAACAGATCAGTTGACGGTTCTGTTTCCGAGACATGCCACTGGGCTGATGGGTTTCCGTTGAATCTGAGGCTCTACCAAATTCTACTAGAATCGTGTTTTGaccctaatgaagaaacatcTGTTATTGAAGAGCTTGATGAGGTTTTCGACCTCATAAAGAAGACCTGGGTGGTTCTCGGAATAAATCAAATGCTGCATAATCTTTGTTTCTCGTGGGTTTTATTTCATCGTTATGTTACAACTGGCCAAGTGGATAATGACCTGCTGCTTGCGTCCAGTAACCTGTTGGCGGAAGTTGAACAAGATGCCTATGGCACAAAAGATCCATCTTATTCAAAGATCTTAAGTTCGACATTGAGTTCGATATTGGGTTGGGCTGAGAAAAGGCTTCTTGCTTACCGAGATACTTTCCACAGTGGCAATATTGAAGCAATGCAAAACATTCTCTCTCTGGGGTTATTATCAGCAAAAATACTGGTTCAAGATATTTCTCATGAGTACCGTAGGAAGAGGAAAGAAACTAATGTGGGTTATGACAGGGTTGATGCTTACATAAGATCATCAATAAGCACCGCTTTTGCACAG AAACTGGAAAAGGTAGGTTCTAGCAAGCGCTACTCGAAGAGCCAAAACAATCTTCCTGCTCTTACCGTCCTTGCACAAGAAGTTAGTGAACTGGCTTTTAGTGAGAAGGAGATATTTGGTCCAGTATTCAAGAGATGGCACCCTCTTGCAACAGGCATTGCTATGGCTACGCTGCATTCTTGCTATGGAAATGAGCTGAAGCAATTTGTGGCGGGTCTCAGTGAGTTGACACCAGACACTATACAAGTGCTGAGAGCTGCTGACAAATTAGAAAAAGATCTTGTGCAGATTGCCGTCGAAGATTCAGTGGATAGTGAGGATGGGGGGAAATCGATCATAAGGGAGATGCCTCCTTACGAGACTGAAGCTGTAATTGCCAATCTGGCAAAGACTTGGATAAGGACAAGAGTAGACAGGCTGAGGGAATGGGTTGACAGAAATCTGCATCAAGAG GTATGGAATCCAAAGGCAAACAAAGAGCGGCTTGCTCCTTCTGCTGTTGAAGTTTTACGCATTATAGATGAAACGTTGGAAGCATTCTTTACGTTGCAGATACCCATGCATTCTGTCTTGGTTCCAGAACTGATGACCAGTCTTGACAAATGTATTCAACATTATGTCTTGAAGGCCAAATCTGGATGCG GGACCCTAAGCACTTCCATACCCGCTTTACCGGCTTTGACCAGATGCTCAGCAGGATCAAAATATGCTGTGttcaagaaaaaggaaaggttGCATATAAGCCAGAGAAGGAAATCTCAGGTTGAAAGTACAAATGGGGACAGCTCATTTGGGATTCTGCAACTTTGTGTGCGCATTAATACTTTGCAGCTTATTCGAATGGAATTGGGAGTTTTTGAGAAGAGGATAATTGCCCATCTTGGGAGCTCAGAAACCCGTCAAGGGGACAATATAGCAAACGGAGTGGGCAAAATGTTTCAGctttccgcatctgcttgtgcTGAAGGAATCCAACAACTTTGTGAGGCAACAGCATACAAGGTCGTTTTCCATGACCTAAGTCATGTCCTTTGGGACAGCTTGTATATTTTGGGAGTTTCGTCATCTAGGATTGAGCCATTTCTTCAGGAACTTGAGCAATACTTGGAGATTATTTCATCAACTGTGCACGACAGAGTTAGAACACGAGTCATTACTGATGTAATGAGAGCTTCTTTTGACGGGTTCTTGTTGGTTTTGCTAGCTGGAGGACCTTCTCGCACTTTCACGCAGAAAGATTCTGGCTTAATCGAGGAGGATTTTAAGTTTCTGACTGATTTATTCTGGTCAAACGGGGATGGACTGCCGGCTGATTTGATTGATAAGTTATCGACCACTGTTAAAAGTATCCTCCCTCTGTACGGTATTGATACTGACAGCCTTGTTGAACAGTTCAAACGTGCAACTCTGGAGAACTACGGATCTTCAGCTAAATCCCGGCTTCCAATGCCTCCAACTACAGGGGAATGGAATTCCAACGAGCCAAACACACTTCTACGTGTCTTGTGTTATCGGAATGACGAGACTGCAGCAAAGTTCCTTAAGAAGACTTACAACTTGCCTAAGAAGCTGTAA